The genomic window ACATTTTCATCAAGTATATATTGGTACATCTATCATTTCCGCGGTTTAAAAATATGAAACTTATATTTATAAGTGATACCTTCGGGGTCTTCGCTAAATGATTGCCGAGCTTCAGTAGCTGTGTCAATAGATCTATGACGATCTTGTCCGTCGATTCGTTGCTGTCATAACTCTCCATTCTTGCAGCCTGTATATCCAATGTGCGAAAACTCCATTGACCATACAGCCGATGAGGAATGTATGGAGAGTCAAGGTCGATACTCTTGGTAATATTCCAATGTTAGCTATGCATTTGTTCCGCTGGATCTATTTGGTtcgtttttcattttttgaaaagcACATACTAGTATTCTTTATCGCGAGAATTTATTTGACATCTTGATACCATTCTCTTATTTATTATCTAGAAAATTGAACCGGTAATGAAGTTTTGACACAACTGAATAATTTGGAGAAACTACCTCTGACTGATCAATGGATAGTGTTCCATTCAGTCTATTTTCATTCAATGCGTATCTATAACAGATCTGTTATTTGTTGTGAAAAAGTAgtatatgacattgtcacatTTAAATACAATTCCTAAATGACGTTCACGTAATACAGTAATTTAAAATACAGTTTCATTTTTTCGATTACAATAACACTTCTTATGCGATAAAATATAATAGGTTTgcattttatgttttcaatgTAAAAGGATATATCGTGAGAGATGATGAGTATTTTACTAGTCTCAAAAACCCCACTACTCTCGTTGATATTGGCTTGTATGTCCCTAACAGTTTCTGTAATCAGATCTGTCGACGTCTGCAACAAAATCAGCATACTCgtaaatcaatatatatgcCATTACATACGTATACACTATTTTAGTACAGCTATGTTTGTTTCAATCTGCATAGATACGGTACATGGTACAAAAGTAGTTCCACCTAATTGTATAGTCTAAATTTGATAGTTCTACATGAAATTTGAAAGTATTGGTCGGCACAGAAAAGGTTGAATTGCATCTTATTCATAATGGGAAACATACCTCAACAATGTGTACTACGTGTTTGAGGTAAACAAGCAGAAGTCCTGTCACTACCTCTGATGACTGGTGAACATTCTGGagatttttgaaaaatcttTCATAATGATCTGAAACAGCAAATGATGCTATCTAATTCATCAAGATCTATCAGAACAGGACTGACGTTTCTTTAAGTGTTTAACATTAAGCCATAACTACCATACTATTCTACAACTGTAGCACGAGATAGTATTGTGGAAGTGGCGTCAACGAAAgtgaaacaaaaatgaatatattactATTCATCATCTGTTGAActaaattttaatatatatatatttgtaatcaagAAATAAGAACTGTCTTGACTAGTTTGGTTTGTATTCGTTAACGTTttatcaacatcaatgaaatatgacctggttctgtatatatttgcattatgACAACAAATGTTAAGATATTTACTTCCAATCTCTGCTCTGTCTTCCACGCCTTGTTTCAGTTTGGCAATATACACAAAACGATGAATTaaatttttctgaaataaagAGAGAGAAATATATTGCAACCGAATCCACGAAAACAATTATcgaatatacaatatattacatgaatGTTGAAATCGAAACTATCCACAAATCAAAACAACTTTTTCGCCAGAAGGGACCACCAGCAACTGCAGTAATGTAATAACACGCAAAATATATGCTGTATTAATTTGTCAGGGGCGATAATTACCATACCCATGGTGGGGATTTCACATGTAATTTCAAAGTAGTTCCTTTTGGGCCAGTCAAATTTGACCCTGTCATCGGTCTTCTTCTTTGGCTTGCCCTTTTTGACCTTTTTCCTGTCTTGTTTAGGTGAAGACGACCCATGTCCATCAGATTGTTCCAGTTCCACACCCTCGTCAATGTCCCCATTAATAGCTTGTTCAGCCATAAATAAGTCAGTGTTACTGTCTTTGAAGGCAGACAGTTGTTTGCCGTATGTAACGGGACTCACAAATAAAGAATCAAGTATATAATCCTGTGCTTCCAAGAGTAAAAGATGTATCAAACACAACCAGCAAATAAATACCAGTATGCAACACTGCGCCGCCAAATGAGCGAATTACCACATGTACATCGGTCAATCACAATCGAATGTGCGAATAATGTCCTCGATAAGGCATACAAAGCATTGTTGATGTCATGGAAACTATGTATGCAATCAGAATATTACAATGACTTAAGCTATTTCAAAATTCAATGGAAACTTTGGTTCAATCCCCCCTTTCCACGCACACATTATACACTGCAAGGCAAATGTTTGATTTAGATATACTTGACAAAAGGTTAAATCCAGCACTGAAAAAGAGCAGTTACAATGAACAGTTACTTTTATACGCTTGCTCAAGTGAAAGCACAATGATATGAATAATTTGTAAGGCCTTACCACCAGAGTGAAGGCTGGCAGTTTAACCAGAGATTTGTTGACATAAAACAAGATAGTATGGGATATGCAGTGTTATCAGTGGCTGTATTGACCCACACGGCGTACACAAGAATGGTCCATGGTTCCCTCCCAATAGAAAAGGCAGGCAACAATGATATAGTGTTTAATCACATACAATATCagaaattatatgtacatagCAACATTGAGTAAAGGATTTTTATCTGCCAGAGATTTGCTATAGAACTGTACGCTATGTTATATACTTCGCCAAGTTTTCAACATGGTACTCTAGATTGTGATGATGAAGAGGAGTAAATATATTATAGGCAGAACACAAGAGTTGTGGCGGAGAGGAGAGGCTGTCATCTGCTGGAGGGGGTAATAATGCAGTGCCTATTGGTGTCACCCAGCACCATACAATATATAGTTGATGGAATATAGGTAAGATCCCGAAGTATGAACATCTCCAGCACTTTTAACCAAGCAGTGTACGTGTGGATAAAGTAtcattaaaatgaatattttagcaGAGATATTTGTCTAGTACTAATACATTCAAGGCAAAATCTACTAGATTGTTTTGAATTAAAGTGTAAAGCAAAGGTCAAATAAAACGAGTCAAATGTAATCCGTTTTGTCTTCTAAAAAGTATACATCACTTTCGGgattaaatgtatatgtacaaaaatatgtaaaaaaaacaaccactTAATATCTGGAATGTGGAATATTTAAAACCGATTTcagttaaaaaatatatatcaaagtattcTACGGGTTAATGTATTCGGGAAGAGAAATATGCcgaaatattttaatgtaaaacagTAAAAACAGAAAGGGTGGAATATTAAAGTGGAAGAATAAGAGGACTAATCAATCATGTCAGCACGGATTATGAAACAATGTTGTGACAACTGTGTATCAAATGGGCTGGTGGTTAGATTGGCATTTTCCTTCATTGTCGGTTTACCATCTAAATGATTCGGTTGAAAACTGTTGGCTATACGACTTAGAGAGATATGCCAAATATTGTATCTTCTTTACATAATAAGGTACAAtcgatataataataaataatacagatattacataaTAGGTGGTCACTACGGTACTGTTGTAGCGGAAATGTATTGGGATAAATGCCGACGACTAGctaggtagctcaattggtaagagtttttggcTAGTGTTCGTAGGTCACGGATTCGAACCCAGGTCTGGTTgtgcatttttcctctcctattacacTGTATTAACGAAGTATTATAAAATAGGTGGGTATTATGTCACTGttacatattaaatatcatGCCACATTCAAGTAAATGTAACATTACATTATAAAGCAGATAATTCTGGTAGTGTAGCATTGTTATATAGAAGCTTAGGTCATCATTACGGTAGTGTAGCATTGTTATATAGCAAGTCATCTTTATGGTAGTGTagcattgttatatagtaagtcATCGTTATGGTAGTGTAGCATTGCTATATAGAAGGTCATCGTTATGGTAGTGTAGCATGGTTATATAGCAGGTCATCGTTATGGTAGtgtaacaatatattatataaccggtgtagcatggtattttgaatcatggtgaaatgaccccggggtcaaaattccattatggtgaaatgaccccggggtcaaaataccattatggtaaaatgaccccccccccccatggtagaatgacccccccccccccccccccccccccccttccaaaaaaaaaaaaaatcctaacttgtttttcatatatcattcaacatatttttttaataaaagctATATTGTATCAGATAAGTGATTTTGATGCAAGTccggaaaggggggggggggggggggtcactttaccatggccatggtaaagtgaccccccccccccccctcccccgctTATTCCCTTCCACTACTTTTACAATACTTTGATATACCTTTTTCACCAAACTTTTATAACAAGTTTacttcacaaaaaataaagtatttacaaCATTAGATTTTGGTAGATCATTGCAAAAGCTGGGGCAGGTttgggtcactttaccatgatcATAACGACACAAGATAttgtgacatttaaaaaaaaaaaaaaaattttttatcaACCTCAATTCTTtaacctatacattataacaaaacaaaccaaaattgaTCTCAGATAAGTGTTTGATGTGATCATGTACATCATGTAAggaggaaggggggggggggggggggggggtcactttaccatggccatggtgaagtgacccccccccccgctCATTCCCTTCCACTACTTTTACAATACTTTGATATACCTTTTTCACCAAACTTTTATAACAAGTTTACTCCActaaaaataaagtatttacaatattagATTTTGGTAGATCATTGCAAAAGCTGGGGCAGGTttgggtcactttaccatgaccATAACGAAACaagatattttgacatttttaaaaaagaaacttttttttttgatccCCCCCCTCCAACTTCCCCCTCATTACATGACTCACATTCAATTCACTGATAACGattcaattacatttttttaaatgtatagatTAATGAATTGAGGtttattggaaaatataaagtgaaaaaaattaaatccacaaaaaaaatattttcactataatcatggtaaagtGACTCCCCTCTCCCAACCTCTCTACAATAATCACCTACCCCAAGACCAATATTTTCTTgactttatttatgtatattataatgaatggaaggaaaacaaataatataGTGTTAACATtgtaggtgtgtgtgtgtttgtgtgtgtgtgtgtgtgtgtggggggggggggggtcattttaccattggcatggtaaagtgaccccccccccccccccttcccccttcCCCcttattacactgtacatgaaTCGCATTAAATTAACTGATCACGATTCAACTCAATGGTTTTTAAATGTATAGATTAATGATTTGAGgttaattgaaaaaatatttagtgaaaaaaaaaaaaaatccacaaaaatatattttcactataatcatggtaaagtGATTCCCTCTTCCCAACCTCTCCATATAACTTACATCAAAAATCACCTACCCTAAGACCAATTGTCTTgactttatttatgtatattttaatgaatggaagtaaacaaataaaatattgttaacatTGTCGGTGGTTGGTTGTGGAGGGGCaggaggggggggggtcactttaccatggccatggtaaagtgacccccccccccccccttccaggCATAAAGGACTCATCAAAATTAGTTACCCCAGACCAGaccaattttgttgttgttgttaaaatTTATAGAATTATTGATGCTGATAAAGGTTTTTTGAAAATAAGTTACCAAAATTACCAAAATTCATGATAAAAAAGCTTTATTTCTTCATTAATGTTCTCCATCAACTATTCACCTATATTTCACTATATAGTCAACCTACCCCTCCAAACTTGTACtgtttataatgatacaatattgttttaatgaaaatatataaaatgatatatgaaaatcatgttttaGTGACTTTAGTatgggggggtcactttaccatggggggggggggggggggggggggggtcattttaccataatggtattttgaccccagGGTCAATTTACCAtgggggtcaaaataccatactACACCG from Pecten maximus chromosome 1, xPecMax1.1, whole genome shotgun sequence includes these protein-coding regions:
- the LOC117323237 gene encoding testis-expressed protein 47-like isoform X5, yielding MASAMEQEREDSVIEAHRTSLLEVIEDKNRALNKKNLIHRFVYIAKLKQGVEDRAEIGNHYERFFKNLQNVHQSSEVVTGLLLVYLKHVVHIVETSTDLITETVRDIQANINESSGVFETSKILIISHDIPHRLYGQWSFRTLDIQAARMESYDSNESTDKIVIDLLTQLLKLGNHLAKTPKLNLKNLMDSLHERVPDLLPQQGVLHYLCEDNDPCLVRPQDYLDMYDKPFDVVLDSELVWPLATRLFPYN
- the LOC117323237 gene encoding testis-expressed protein 47-like isoform X4 is translated as MASAMEQEREDSVIEAHRTSLLEVIEDKNRALNKKNLIHRFVYIAKLKQGVEDRAEIGNHYERFFKNLQNVHQSSEVVTGLLLVYLKHVVHIVETSTDLITETVRDIQANINESSGVFETSKILIISHDIPHRLYGQWSFRTLDIQAARMESYDSNESTDKIVIDLLTQLLKLGNHLAKTPKLNLKNLMDSLHERVPDLLPQQGVLHYLCEDNDPCLVRPQDYLDMYDKPFDVVLDSEELVWPLATRLFPYN
- the LOC117323237 gene encoding testis-expressed protein 47-like isoform X2, with product MAEQAINGDIDEGVELEQSDGHGSSSPKQDRKKVKKGKPKKKTDDRVKFDWPKRNYFEITCEIPTMGMKNLIHRFVYIAKLKQGVEDRAEIGNHYERFFKNLQNVHQSSEVVTGLLLVYLKHVVHIVETSTDLITETVRDIQANINESSGVFETSKILIISHDIPHRLYGQWSFRTLDIQAARMESYDSNESTDKIVIDLLTQLLKLGNHLAKTPKLNLKNLMDSLHERVPDLLPQQGVLHYLCEDNDPCLVRPQDYLDMYDKPFDVVLDSELVWPLATRLFPYN
- the LOC117323237 gene encoding testis-expressed protein 47-like isoform X1, producing the protein MAEQAINGDIDEGVELEQSDGHGSSSPKQDRKKVKKGKPKKKTDDRVKFDWPKRNYFEITCEIPTMGMKNLIHRFVYIAKLKQGVEDRAEIGNHYERFFKNLQNVHQSSEVVTGLLLVYLKHVVHIVETSTDLITETVRDIQANINESSGVFETSKILIISHDIPHRLYGQWSFRTLDIQAARMESYDSNESTDKIVIDLLTQLLKLGNHLAKTPKLNLKNLMDSLHERVPDLLPQQGVLHYLCEDNDPCLVRPQDYLDMYDKPFDVVLDSEELVWPLATRLFPYN
- the LOC117323237 gene encoding testis-expressed protein 47-like isoform X3 codes for the protein MGTLTRVWNWNNLMDMGRLHLNKTGKRSKRASQRRRPMTGSNLTGPKGTTLKLHVKSPPWKNLIHRFVYIAKLKQGVEDRAEIGNHYERFFKNLQNVHQSSEVVTGLLLVYLKHVVHIVETSTDLITETVRDIQANINESSGVFETSKILIISHDIPHRLYGQWSFRTLDIQAARMESYDSNESTDKIVIDLLTQLLKLGNHLAKTPKLNLKNLMDSLHERVPDLLPQQGVLHYLCEDNDPCLVRPQDYLDMYDKPFDVVLDSEELVWPLATRLFPYN